One genomic window of Vulpes vulpes isolate BD-2025 chromosome 11, VulVul3, whole genome shotgun sequence includes the following:
- the PAQR9 gene encoding membrane progestin receptor epsilon — protein MPRRLQPRGAGSRGPPAATAAASEAGPRPHPSAAAAAAAAAEPLAPAKPLLRWDEVPDDFVECFILSGYRRLPCTAQECLASVLKPTNETLNFWTHFIPLLLFLSKFCRLFFLSGRDVPFHHPWLLPLWCYASGVLLTFAMSCTAHVFSCLSLRLRAAFFYLDYASISYYGFGSTVAYYYYLLPGLSLLDARVMTPYVQQRLGWHVDCTRLIAAYRALVLPVAFVLAVACTVACCKSRTDWCSYPFALRTFVFVMPLSMACPIMLESWLFDLRGENPTLFVHFYRRYFWLVVAAFFNVSKIPERIHPGLFDIIGHSHQLFHIFTFLSIYDQVYYVEEGLRQFLEAPPAAPTFSGTVGYMLLLVLCLGLVIRKFLNNAESCSKK, from the coding sequence ATGCCGCggcgcctgcagccccggggcgcCGGCTCGAGGGGGCCGCCGGCCGCGACCGCCGCGGCCTCGGAGGCCGGCCCGCGTCCCCacccctccgccgccgccgccgccgccgccgccgcggagcCCCTGGCCCCGGCCAAGCCGCTGCTGCGCTGGGACGAGGTGCCCGACGACTTCGTCGAGTGCTTCATCCTGTCGGGCTACCGGCGGCTGCCGTGCACGGCGCAGGAGTGCCTGGCCTCGGTGCTGAAGCCCACCAACGAGACGCTCAACTTCTGGACGCACTTCATCCCGCTGCTGCTGTTCCTGAGCAAGTTCTGCCGCCTGTTCTTCCTGAGCGGCCGGGACGTGCCCTTCCATCACCCGTGGCTGCTGCCGCTGTGGTGCTACGCGTCGGGCGTGCTGCTGACCTTCGCCATGAGCTGCACCGCGCACGTGTTCAGCTGCCTGTCGCTGCGCCTGCGCGCCGCCTTCTTCTACCTGGACTACGCGTCCATCAGCTACTACGGCTTCGGCAGCACCGTGGCCTACTACTACTACCTGCTGCCGGGCCTGAGCCTGCTGGACGCCAGGGTGATGACGCCGTATGTGCAGCAGCGCCTGGGCTGGCACGTGGACTGCACGCGCCTCATCGCCGCCTACCGCGCGCTCGTGCTGCCCGTGGCCTTCGTGCTGGCCGTGGCCTGCACCGTGGCCTGCTGCAAGAGCCGCACCGACTGGTGCTCCTACCCGTTCGCGCTGCGCACCTTCGTGTTCGTCATGCCGCTCAGCATGGCCTGCCCCATCATGCTCGAGAGCTGGCTCTTCGACCTGCGCGGCGAGAACCCCACGCTCTTCGTGCACTTCTACCGTCGCTACTTCTGGCTGGTGGTGGCCGCCTTCTTCAACGTGAGCAAGATCCCCGAGCGCATCCACCCAGGCCTCTTCGACATAATTGGCCACAGCCACCAGCTCTTCCACATATTCACGTTCCTCAGCATCTATGACCAGGTGTACTACGTGGAGGAGGGCCTGCGCCAGTTCCTCGAGGCGCCGCCGGCGGCCCCCACCTTCTCTGGCACGGTGGGCTAcatgctgctgctggtgctctgCCTCGGCCTGGTCATCAGGAAGTTCCTCAACAACGCCGAATCCTGCAGCAAAAAGTGA